The Argentina anserina chromosome 5, drPotAnse1.1, whole genome shotgun sequence genome includes the window GGAGTGAGAGATGGGAcgaagcagcagcagcagctttCATTGTGACAATAATGAAAGAGCTAACAGAAGATCCTGCTGGACTGCTCATGAAGATCAGGTTCTGAGAGATTATGTCAAGGAGCACGGTGTAGGgaaatggaggaagatgtCGAGGGAAGCAGGTGATCGAAATTGTTTCAGTACTACGATTACGTACGTACAACTTTCTTAATACATATTGATGCATGCTCTATTAGAAAATGGCCGAAGATATATAGTTGAGGATCGATTTACTAGTGTATCAATGTAATTTGCCTTGTTGGACTTGGTTGTAGGTCTGAAGAGATGTGGAAAGAGTTGCATGCTAAGGAGGTTGAATTATCTGAGGCCTGATATCAAGAGAGAAAACATtacagaagatgaagaagagctCATCATCAGGCTCCACAAACTCTTAGGCAACAGGTACTTACCTCCCTTGTCCCCTGACTCGCTTCAATAACGATCGAAAACTATACCATTCTGATCGATATGGCATAGCTTCTATATATTTACCAGTTTtatattatcttttttttattactaGCTTTCTGGTATATTTGTAGATGGTCACTGATAGCTGGAAGGCTTCCCGGCCGAACAAACAATGAGATAAAGAACTACTGGAATTCTATCTTAAGGAAGAAACAGAAAAACAGCTCAAGACGCCCTAGAAATGAGAGGCCAACCATCAAGTACCCTAACTTGACCAACAGCCAAATCAGACCAGCAAGCATCACCAGAAATGAATCAGCAGAACAACCATTACTCTCTGGAGTTGAAAGGAATAACAAGGTAGAATCAGACTCTGGTGATGGATCATTTCCGATCACCAACGGTGAAAGTGATGCGGCATGGAAGTTCATAATGGATTTAAATGCAGGGCAACTTAGCATATCTCAGTTTCTTCTTACTGACTTCTCTAAGCTTTGTGAATTGAACCCCATGGCCGTCGACTGCACGAATGCCGTAGACACCGGTCATTTTGACTTAAAAAGTTCGTTTTTATGAAAGCTGTTGATGTACTCTACTTGTACTTTTCTGCAGGAGTTGCTAAATAATTGGGAAGGTGTACAGTTGTCTTCTTGAAGCCGCTATATATGGGTTGATTGTGTTCTGGATTCTTCTATCCGCATGCTTTAAATCCTTCAACAGCCATTGGTGATTTGGTGTTTGATCTCATAAACTGTAAAAGTTACTTGGCCTTCAGGCATGGCTTACTTTAAAGAAGCAATCCAACTCCGATCCACCACCTTTCCAAAATGTTGTGAATTTACGATATTGACAATAAaattatatcttttttttcccTATATTTACATAAGTAATCCAAGACTATAGTATTTTGATTAGTAATGCCATCAAAACAAAACCTATTAGACTCCATCTCATATATTAATTTACAGTTCCCACTAGAAAGGCTTTTGCGGAACTTTTGAGTAATGATCACTTGCGTTTCGATGCTAACTGCAGGGTTTGCCAGAACAATACGAAGATGATGAGGGATTGGTGTGATTGGTGTTCTAGCTAGAGTACAGTTGATCCAATTGATTGCAATAAGAGCAAGTCTTAGACTGCTGAGTGCTGAGTGCTGAGTGCCGAGGAGCGAGGtataaattgcattttattAAAACTGTTAAAAGATGATTTTTGAAGCCTAAACATCAAGCTAAAAATCCCGTACTGTATCGCTATCTTTTCATGTTAACAACATTAACATCAAGAGAGTTTTGTGTTCTGTTTTGATTGATTGGAATCTGATGACACTGATGACGGTAATCAGAGAGCTGTTGGCTCAAGCCCGGGAACTCTTCCGGTTCAGTACTAATTATAAAAATCATCAACTTATTTGCTCTTGTGCACGTCATAATAATGGAGCAGAGCACGAGTAAGACGTCTACTTTCACAGATTTATCACAAGCAACTCATATAAGCAACTGCGAAACCTTTCATGGTGGCCTTAATTTAGTTTATATCACTACAAAACCCAAGTCATGAGCCAAAGGATATAAGTAACTCAAAAAGTTTACAAATGCTCCGGCCTAGTATGAATGTAAATGGCAGTGAACCGTAATAATGTCTTATGTTGTAACAAGAAGATAGGCAAGGCCTTTCAGATATTCAACAATCTCAGAACCTCCAAGCTTTGAAATACCATATACTCTGTCAACAAAAGTGATTGGAACCTGCAGGTGCGTACACGTAGGCAAAAGGACCAGGAACAGTGAGAATCCAGCTAATTGGAATCAAAGATAGAAAAAGCAAGCAGAAcaagcaacaaaaaaaaaggcttcAACGTCACAGAGCTATCAATCTCATCCAGAACCACAGTAGAAAAGCATGTATGATGTAATTTTATCTACCTCTTCAATATGGTAGCCTTTTCTAGAAGCCCGAACTATAATTTCCATCTGAAAGACATATCCCTTGCTGACACAGGAACTAATGATATCTTCAAGAGCTGATTTTCTGTAAAGCCTACAAAAGAACCACAACAATCTGAGTCCTACTATTGTGCTAACTATGACTTTCCTCATAGCTCAATGCCAAAATTAACTCATGTACCGGAAAGATCCAGTCAAGTCTGATGCACCAGGCCATAAAAGCGTCTGTGCAAGTACATTAGCTCCCCTACTTGTCAGTTTGCGCATTAGATTCCACCCATGCACACCTCCACCTTTAACATAACGGGTTCCAGTAACTATACTAGCATTAGTCGCCAACTGTTTCCTGATGAATATGCCACAAGCACATTAAAAACATCCAAGACATTAAGCACAGTATTGTATAGTGGGCAAATCAAGTGAAATGATATTGTTCTCACTTGATGAAGCTTGGCAAATACTTCGGCTGCAGCACAAGAAGCAAACAGATTATATGAATAAACAAGTGATTCTCTGAAGCTGATGAAATTGTATACGAATTATTAAAGGgaacagatacttcaaatctAAGACTTCTTTAAGATAGTAGAATGAAGACATACTGATGATTTGAATGAAATTACTCAAATCTCATAATTTCCCAGAAACATTTCTGCCTACTGCTAAATGCTCTAGCATTTGAAtcaacttaaaccaaattacaTTCTATACTAATATATGCAGGCAGCAGCTATCACCCtcttcaaaataaataataaaaaagataGCTCCATTAAAAATacacagaagaaaaaaaaagtgaggaGTGAGGTTGACCTAGTGCAACAGAGAACATTTCAGAAAACCTCACTAGTGTTTGCCTAGTACCGATTCAAATACAGCTATCGGGCATCGCACCCTTGACAAATTTAATCAAAGAAATTAAGCATATCCAAGGAAGACATCAGATAATCAGAATGATGATCAACTTACATGATGGGACAAATCTGCATCCATTATCACAACAAAATTCCCAGACGCATGCTTCAATCCATGAATGTAAGCCGTTCCTGCAAAATCGCAAACAACGAAAGGATTGGTTACCAATTCTAACAACATCCACATTTCATTTACCCAATCCAAGTTATCCATCTCAAAACAGACAAGTCAATAACAAAGCTATGACACTCACCCAAACCGAGCTTCTTCGGTCTAGCTCGCAACAGCTGCAACACGTCAACATAAAACAACCAAATCAATCCAAGTATCAAACCCTAAACTCAAAATCCACAACTATTTAGGGGCTTCTACTTACGATGCGATCCTGACCGTACAGGTCCTGCAATTGCTGAACCACCTGCTGAGTCCCGTCAGGGGACCCATCGTCTACAATGATGATCTCAAAATCAACATCCCTAGaccccccccaaaaaaaacaGATTAAAACGTCACCGTTTTGGCTGGATATTCAAATGTTTTAGGGATTCATAAGAGATTGGGGGAAAGAATAAGGATTACCGGAGATGCTTGAAGATGAGGTAGACGAGGAGGGCGATGTTGAGGCGCTCGTTATAGGTTGGGACAACGATACTGTACTTGTTCCTCGTCTTCTCCATTCTTTGATTCCCAAATCGAATCTGATTCTAACTCTTCGATTCGAAAAGAAGGAATGTAAGTTTGGTCAATTAGACGTTTGACTCAGAATCAATGGGTAAAGTTGATCAGCGCCAAATATTAGGAACTAGGAAGCACACCTGCGCCAAAATCACATTCCAATGTAAAACAGTGGACACACAGAAAACTCACTAATAGTTTATACCTTTCATGAAAGGATTGAGAAGAGACAGCCACACTAATCAAGAATTACATATGTTGCACACCTGCTATGTTCTCCTTGATAACTCATTAGCAAGTAAATTGCAGCCCCAATAGCTCAAATTTAATCtaagaacaaaaaaattctACCTTAATCTTAAGACAAATTCGCTGAGAATTGATAGAATTACATAGATTTTGATCTGATGACGATTCCAACCCCAAACATTACAATGGCAGATCAAAAATTCACAACCCCTAACAACTGCAACCGAAAATTCAGCGAGGCAAAGGGTGATCAGATTGAAACCCAGAGGAGGACTTACCGATCAAGACAAATCAGAGGAGGCCAAACTCTACAGAACGatgggagagagagggagagacagAGAGGAAGAGATTGTATGCGCGCTGTGGAAAACTAACGACCCAGATTCGTTTGTCGTAAATGTAAAAGAGAGCAGGGGCAAAAAAAGGCATGAATAGTGTAGGAACGGTCGAACTGCGCCAAACCCGCCAAACTGCgtcgagaaaaaaaaaaccatatatGGCCCAATTTCGGAACTCTGCAATTTCTTAATAAACTGTAAATTACTAAATTTCATATTACAATGGTCGGAAAATGGTATAATGTTGCATAGAATGTGGCAGTGAGCAGCCGTGATGTGCAAGTGAGTAGGACCAgagaaataaaatcaattGTCAACTGCATGATTTCGTGTTGCATCGCATATGATGTTACCGTATAGATAAATCTATAATGCTCTAGCATTTATAGTTTCTACTATTAATCTGATGTTTGGAATCAGTTTCAAATAATTAAGCTCTCTATTTAAATGCCTAAATCGGTATGTAGTAGATACTCATTGGATTAATATACAATGAGAATTGAAGTGTTGGCAATAATAATTTATGATACTTCTTCCGACTTACGTCCATGTAAGGATTGCTATACTAATTGAAACATAACTAAAACTTCCCAAAACAGGAGTGTGAGTAACAAAAGCATAAAGTCCAACAAAACATGGGATGAACCAAATCTCAAGTCACCCACATTCCCTCTTCcctttatttttcttcccCATATGCAATAATTAATATCCTTGTATTGCCAATTAAGGCATTACTTTATTCCTTTACTCATTTATATATCTACCTATCCCATGCAATGCCTAAACCTCAAACCTTCTACTCACAACTCAAACTCATCACCATCTCCATCCTTGTGTCCTTTTGATCATAACCATGTCGACCGAGGCAGGCAAGCCCACTGGCCAGAAGCAACTCGACCGGGAGCTCCGCGACATGGTCacttccatcaccaatcgcATAACCGATCTCCACAAATCCGGCTCCGTCCACGGCCACGAGGATGAGGACGAGCATGGTGTGAGAATCATCACCCTTGCAGGTAACAACACCGGAGCCACATTGCGAAGCGAGTTGGATGATCATCAAGAAAATCCTCGCAAACGTGGTGGTCATCATGGTCTTCATCAAGGAGTTCCACATGGAGACGGCGAGGGGCTGAGCACATATGTGAACAGCAACTTCCAAGCCGTCAACAACTCGCTCATGATGGGGGGAAGCTACACCACTAATGATCCAGGTGTTCATCTCGACATTACGGATTTTTTTGATCCACATGGCCATGGTAAGCCGGAGAAGAAGGGATGGAAGGgtaagaagaaggagaaggagaaggagaatgaGAACTTTCATAGCGACCACCATCAGGAGCATGATGATGAGTGAGACCATATGTGATACTTGAAGAAAAGAGGAACGGCTTGATTTACTTTTCCAATGAGTGGGTTAAGAATAATAAGCCTTTTATGGCTTTAGTGTGTCTTTATGTTAAGTAGCCAAGTGATAATCTAAAACATACATATCAATGGTATACCATATTTACTTTCAGAAACGAGAGAATGTGCCTGCAAATTAGATTGGGGGCTTATATATAATTCGTACACAATTCAAAGTTCCCAGTTGAACAAAAAGTCTTGGTTTggttgtgaaaaaaaaaaacataagttGATACAAACCCAAAATGTAATGATCCCCAAACCATGGAAGACAAGTTTGAGCTGGATTTAGTAGGGTGCGCCAAACTTTGCTGTAGTGCAACGCAAAAATGAACCCAATAGCAAGTTATTGTGATGGATTCACccctaaaaaaaatcaattcgTGTGAACCATTGATTCCCAATATCAGATATTAAACTAATAAGTACAGATAATACACTTGATCTAGTCAAAAGGCCGAGAAAGGTTTGCTGATTAACCTCACTTGTGTTCTCTTACGTATGCTTTTTTACGTCCCTGCTTCTGCTTACCTTCGATGTGGGATGTGAATAGACAAATAGCAGGGTGTGAACCAAGCTTAACAAAATCAGCATGTCTAGCAAATTCATGAGAAGGAACCTAGTTGACATTATCAATAAACAGGGAAGAATTCAAATCTTCTTTTATTCAGGTTATACCAACTGTTTTGTTAGAAGATCATAACAATCGGGagggaagaaaaagaaaacatctGTATAAGAAACCATGTGTAACTTGGCTTCATGGACACCTTGAATCATCTTCAACGGAAACTCTGATGGTGACTGGTGTAGGTTGCTCCTGCTCCTTCACTGCTTCGGCTTCCTGGGCTAGTTTTGTCATACACTTCtgcatttctttcttctttccccAGAGAAGAATGtacaagccgattattacaatgATAGACCCCAATAAGCTGTTCAATGCGAATGTAGCGCCAACCGGCAAAGTTAGCACCACAGGTATTTATTACacattatgatttatgaatggGATTGGCAATCTAGTCTGGAGTTGATAGAAAAATTCACCTTCCAAGGTGGAGTTGTTCATGAAACATTGGGATTCCGATCATCGCTGCCATAATCTGAACAAAGGGGCTAAATGCTGCAGTAAACACAGGTCCCCTTTTCTTCACACACCATGACATCCCTACAAAGCCCAAGCCTGATGCTATCATCCCCTGGACACACCAATAGCTCTCTTATCAACCAAGAAATCACTCAGAGACGGAGAATAATTTAGTAGTGCTCTTGCGATCGAAGTTATTTACTGATGCTCAGAATAAATTCTTCAAAATCAGGAAACATATAATGACACTCCAATAGCTAGTTTTCTATATAGAATGTTCAGTTTTTGAAAGAAGCTAAACAATGATAATGAGAAAAGGAAGAAATCGCTTACGGCAAACATGACAGTGAGGACTTGAGCTTTTCCTCTCAGAACCCACACGGAGAGGTTCTTACTAGTGCACAAACCTAAGATTGCTGACTGAATGGCACCAAAGAAGTTCATTATAGTAGTGCTGGAATACTGACATGGATATAGCTTGCTTATGTTTGATTGTACTAGAAACCATGAAGACCACAACAGAGTTCCTGCAACCAATGCTGCTGAACCTATTGTCCATCTCTCTTTGTTTCTACTGCTGCTCAGCTTGATAACATGATCTATCGTGGTAATTTGAGTACTCGTAGATTTCGAGTCATCAAACAATGGAACTCCTTTGTAAAGTGTCAATATTGCTGCACCGCATAAGCACACCAGTGCGCCGAGTACTTTGGCTCTACCACTGTTGCATTTCAAGTTTACCGTCTCCAACCTGTCAACAAAACAAGAGCAGCATTTTCTTGAAGAGGTCGATCGAAAATATTCATGAAGTCTATAACTGATATTTCTGTAATAAATTCTTACCCAAACGGTAATGCCATGATGAATGTGACCATAGGCACCATGTTGACAAATGCACAAGCAAAAGTAGCAGATGTGTATTGGATTCCAAGGAGAAAGAAGTACTGTGTTATGGACGATCTTCAAGAAATTAAGCATTATGTTAAataagaatcgaaaatacaaAACTAGGTGGGAAAATGAGTCTGTTTTTTAGATTAACTAACCCAACAACGGCACTCAAGAAGAGGTAACACACAATTCTTAGTGTGAGCTTTGGTCTACTGTGCCTGCAAGCAAATTTCTTCTGTATCAGTAGAAGTCCAAAAAAATGAGTTCTTGCAAGGAGAAGTGATACTGAGAATCAAAGGTTGCTTACCTTTCCCAAAAGTAGCTAATTGGAGCCAAGAAGATAGTGGAAATTGTCAATCGATACGTAATGAGAACCAAATGGTTCATCCCTTCATCAAGCACTTTCTTGAGCAGAATATTCACTATGGCAAACGAAAAGTCTATGGCTACCATAGCAATGAAAGGCTTCCATTCTTCGAATCCCTTCATTTCCGCTGCAATTGTCAGTTACACCAGTAGAAGAGAACTCTTCCGAGTTAGCTATCACGTACTAATCTCCTGGAAAACTATTTAAGTTTCTGTGGTTTTATAACAAACAAAACCTATAGCTAGCTAAGAGGCTGCAGTCTGCAGAGAGAACTAAACCATCCTCTCAATTTATGCCTATTTatcaatgattttttttatgcaTGTGCTTGATAGGAGGTAATTAATAGACAGGCTCCAGAATAAGTGGGTACAAAGCAAGATTAAAATTCTTCAAATCATATCAATGCTTTAAGCAACCAACTTCGACATTATAAAATGTTTGATTCCTCTTCTTTTCTACTTTGTTTTGACTGATCCTTTCCATTTCCTGTACATATATGGTAGTTTTTCAGGAATTAGAATAATTTGCAAGGCTCATATAGTCCTATGCAATTTATGAAACGTCATCCAGTTTTTTACTATTTAAAGCCTACCAGTTTTTCTGTATATATCTTATAATAGGCTGTTAGGCATCAATCTAGTGGCCGGTGTTGTATTAGGGAGATAAATATATACTCTGACCTCTGCTAGTGTaccatatatgcatgcatggcaTCTAATACTTCATCTCAGAAAACAGAATTAAACATCAACTGTGTGGTCGAGAACAACTCGTCAATTCTTAAAACTTATCAAACAGAGGAAATAAagcaaataaactaaaaaagagaAGGAACATAACGAGGAAAACAAGAGTTTAGTTCGTACGCATGGTTTAATTACAAGTCAATTGAGCATAAAGATAATGTGCTAGGTAGTTAGCACGCATGTATCATTCTCATTTTAAATCAAGATCAGTGAATAACATGGGATTTCCTAACTCAAATAGAAAAAGTATCATAGTGGCATGGGGTAAGTTATCGTACTTCGTCCAAAATTTATGGTGTTGATGATCTGTTTCTGTTCTTTGTTCTGCTGCTTCTGCACTCGTTCTATCGGAATGTTAGAAACTGGATTATATACTAGGAGTTATGTTGTTTATCCCATCGGTCATTCTCATATTAAAGTCTTCTGCTAGTGTTGTTACATTCATGGTGTCAATTACTCTATGATTGATACTTTAATCGATATGCAGATCGAAATGCAGGACCAAACAGTTAGAAGATGATACCAACTACTCAAGCTTTCTATCATGCAATGTTAAGATATGATTAGTGAAAAGGAGATGTGATTATAGCTAGTCTTCtcatcttcttttttgtttttgtccaTTAACGATGATATAGTGATAACACTCAGAAGTCAGAACCTTAAAATGATAATTGCTTTCATCAGTCATTTCCTTAACCAAGCTGTTATGCTTTAATTTGAGGTTTCTTCCCATCGTTTTCTCAAAATAAGAGTCATAGATATATCTGGtatcaaaatataaaacaCGAATATATCTTC containing:
- the LOC126793882 gene encoding transcription factor WER-like translates to MGRSSSSSFHCDNNERANRRSCWTAHEDQVLRDYVKEHGVGKWRKMSREAGLKRCGKSCMLRRLNYLRPDIKRENITEDEEELIIRLHKLLGNRWSLIAGRLPGRTNNEIKNYWNSILRKKQKNSSRRPRNERPTIKYPNLTNSQIRPASITRNESAEQPLLSGVERNNKVESDSGDGSFPITNGESDAAWKFIMDLNAGQLSISQFLLTDFSKLCELNPMAVDCTNAVDTGHFDLKSSFL
- the LOC126793881 gene encoding dolichol-phosphate mannosyltransferase subunit 1, with product MEKTRNKYSIVVPTYNERLNIALLVYLIFKHLRDVDFEIIIVDDGSPDGTQQVVQQLQDLYGQDRILLRARPKKLGLGTAYIHGLKHASGNFVVIMDADLSHHPKYLPSFIKKQLATNASIVTGTRYVKGGGVHGWNLMRKLTSRGANVLAQTLLWPGASDLTGSFRLYRKSALEDIISSCVSKGYVFQMEIIVRASRKGYHIEEVPITFVDRVYGISKLGGSEIVEYLKGLAYLLVTT
- the LOC126794170 gene encoding uncharacterized protein LOC126794170, with amino-acid sequence MSTEAGKPTGQKQLDRELRDMVTSITNRITDLHKSGSVHGHEDEDEHGVRIITLAGNNTGATLRSELDDHQENPRKRGGHHGLHQGVPHGDGEGLSTYVNSNFQAVNNSLMMGGSYTTNDPGVHLDITDFFDPHGHGKPEKKGWKGKKKEKEKENENFHSDHHQEHDDE
- the LOC126793880 gene encoding WAT1-related protein At3g30340-like, with translation MKGFEEWKPFIAMVAIDFSFAIVNILLKKVLDEGMNHLVLITYRLTISTIFLAPISYFWERHSRPKLTLRIVCYLFLSAVVGSSITQYFFLLGIQYTSATFACAFVNMVPMVTFIMALPFGLETVNLKCNSGRAKVLGALVCLCGAAILTLYKGVPLFDDSKSTSTQITTIDHVIKLSSSRNKERWTIGSAALVAGTLLWSSWFLVQSNISKLYPCQYSSTTIMNFFGAIQSAILGLCTSKNLSVWVLRGKAQVLTVMFAGMIASGLGFVGMSWCVKKRGPVFTAAFSPFVQIMAAMIGIPMFHEQLHLGSLLGSIIVIIGLYILLWGKKKEMQKCMTKLAQEAEAVKEQEQPTPVTIRVSVEDDSRCP